The following proteins are co-located in the Malus sylvestris chromosome 13, drMalSylv7.2, whole genome shotgun sequence genome:
- the LOC126597116 gene encoding heavy metal-associated isoprenylated plant protein 19-like, with protein sequence MEALKWTKRKGFGKADQVPLREEVMCLLAELEFSMHCGHCADDVKKGCNKTKGVERVELDKVNKVVIVEGRFRHKKLLKCLRRANKIVNVKRLVMEEI encoded by the exons ATGGAGGCCCTTAAGTGGACAAAGAGAAAAGGGTTTGGGAAAGCTGACCAGGTTCCCCTAAGAGAAGAG gTTATGTGTCTGCTTGCTGAGCTAGAATTCAGCATGCACTGTGGACATTGTGCAGATGATGTTAAGAAAGGCTGCAATAAGACGAAAG GAGTTGAAAGGGTTGAGCTTGATAAGGTGAACAAAGTAGTGATAGTGGAAGGAAGATTTCGTCATAAAAAGCTTCTCAAATGCCTCCGAAGGGCTAACAAGATAGTTAACGTAAAGAGGTTGGTTATGGAAGAAATATAA
- the LOC126595651 gene encoding conglutin beta 5-like: protein MDPIKAEKLRAMKCHKKKQTYYNNNSQFLYSLFVHSLIAVTCSLLCSYSYSFPSLYTIKHLLFMSLPNFCSGFINPKCLFIVVNFIIVFLIGESRLSGGKQLSPVTEMYNEYIERSRILRRPPSTFQEKKEERTVPEKLNPINEGNAESNEDKEVDEGKEDHDQDHEEEEEDFKECGDNDEEEREEEKGEEKEEEKKEETEEEKDEEKKEEIEEEKEEEKAGIPAEELNKRVEDFIARVNKQRWLEARFLVCCET, encoded by the coding sequence ATGGATCCAATCAAGGCTGAAAAGCTTCGCGCCATGAAATGCCACAAGAAGAAGCAGACCTACTACAACAACAATAGTCAGTTTCTTTACAGTCTTTTTGTTCATTCCCTTATTGCAGTGACATGCAGTTTGCTTTGTTCATACTCTTATTCGTTTCCTTCTCTCTACACTATCAAACACTTACTATTTATGTCTCTTCCGAACTTTTGCTCGGGGTTTATCAACCCCAAGTGCCTCTTCATTGTGGTGAATTTTATAATCGTATTCCTTATTGGAGAATCAAGGCTCAGCGGTGGCAAGCAATTGTCTCCGGTCACCGAGATGTACAACGAGTATATTGAGAGAAGTCGAATTCTCAGGAGACCACCTTCCACGTTtcaagagaagaaagaggagaggACCGTGCCGGAAAAGTTGAATCCAATAAACGAGGGAAATGCGGAGAGTAATGAAGATAAAGAAGTTGATGAAGGTAAAGAAGATCATGATCAAgatcatgaagaagaagaagaagactttAAAGAATGTGGAGataatgatgaagaagaaagggaagaagaaaagggggaagaaaaagaagaagaaaaaaaggaagaaacggaggaagaaaaagatgaagaaaaaaaggaagaaatagaggaagaaaaggaagaagaaaaggctGGAATACCTGCTGAGGAACTAAACAAAAGAGTTGAAGACTTCATTGCAAGGGTTAATAAGCAAAGGTGGCTTGAAGCTAGATTTTTGGTTTGTTGTGAAACATGA